The following proteins are co-located in the Acinetobacter sp. NCu2D-2 genome:
- the glyA gene encoding serine hydroxymethyltransferase, with amino-acid sequence MFANTSIAQFDPELAQAISNEDARQEAHIELIASENYCSPAVMEAQGSKLTNKYAEGYPGKRYYGGCEYVDVIEQLAIDRAKELFGADYANVQPHAGSQANSAVYLALLNPGDTVLGMSLAHGGHLTHGAKVSFSGKTYNAIQYGLNPETGEIDYEEVERLAVEHKPRMIVAGFSAYSQIVDWQRFRDIADKVGAYLFVDMAHVAGLVAAGVYPSPVQIADVTTTTTHKTLRGPRSGLILAKANEEIEKKLQSAVFPGNQGGPLVHAVAAKAICFKEAMAPEYKAYQQQVVKNAQAMAEVLIERGYDVVSGGTKNHLFLLSLIKQDITGKDADAWLGAAHITVNKNSVPNDPRSPFVTSGIRIGTPAVTTRGFGEAEVRELAGWIADILDAKGDEAVIAAVKEKVAAVCAKFPVYAK; translated from the coding sequence ATGTTTGCCAATACTTCAATTGCTCAATTTGACCCAGAATTAGCTCAAGCAATCTCTAACGAAGATGCTCGTCAAGAAGCTCACATTGAGTTAATCGCTTCTGAAAACTACTGCTCACCTGCAGTAATGGAAGCTCAAGGTTCAAAACTTACAAACAAATATGCGGAAGGCTACCCAGGCAAACGCTACTACGGCGGTTGCGAATACGTAGACGTAATCGAACAATTGGCAATTGACCGTGCTAAAGAACTCTTTGGTGCTGACTACGCTAACGTTCAACCACATGCGGGTTCTCAAGCAAACTCTGCAGTTTACTTAGCGCTTCTTAACCCTGGCGATACTGTTTTGGGTATGAGCCTTGCTCACGGTGGTCACTTGACTCACGGTGCAAAAGTTAGCTTCTCTGGTAAAACTTACAATGCAATTCAATACGGTCTAAACCCAGAAACTGGTGAGATCGATTATGAAGAAGTTGAACGTTTAGCTGTTGAACACAAGCCACGTATGATCGTTGCTGGTTTCTCTGCATACAGCCAAATCGTTGATTGGCAACGTTTCCGTGATATCGCGGACAAAGTTGGCGCTTACCTATTTGTAGATATGGCTCACGTTGCAGGTCTTGTTGCTGCTGGCGTTTACCCAAGCCCAGTACAAATTGCTGACGTAACAACAACGACGACTCATAAAACACTTCGTGGTCCACGTTCAGGTTTAATCCTTGCGAAAGCAAACGAAGAAATCGAGAAAAAATTACAGTCTGCTGTATTCCCAGGTAACCAAGGTGGTCCTTTAGTTCACGCTGTCGCAGCTAAAGCGATCTGCTTTAAAGAAGCAATGGCGCCTGAATACAAAGCATACCAACAACAAGTTGTGAAAAACGCGCAAGCAATGGCTGAAGTTCTGATTGAACGCGGTTATGACGTTGTTTCAGGCGGTACGAAAAACCACTTGTTCTTGTTATCTTTAATCAAACAAGACATCACTGGTAAAGATGCTGATGCTTGGTTAGGTGCTGCTCATATCACTGTTAACAAAAACTCTGTACCAAACGATCCACGCTCTCCATTCGTAACTTCTGGTATCCGTATCGGTACTCCTGCGGTAACAACTCGTGGTTTCGGCGAAGCTGAAGTACGTGAACTTGCAGGTTGGATCGCGGACATCCTAGATGCGAAAGGTGATGAAGCCGTGATTGCTGCAGTAAAAGAAAAAGTTGCTGCTGTATGTGCTAAATTCCCAGTATATGCAAAATAA
- a CDS encoding DNA polymerase III subunit epsilon, with the protein MQAIILDTETHTLNGQPIEIAYAPVDIIDHKISLDKSKLFDQLYSCDEPISYAAMAVHHILESELVGQPHYSTFKLPNETQYIIGHNIDYDIRALEKCGVDSSNIKAICTLALARRVWPDAEAHNISALIYMITKGSERARDMIRKAHRADMDIILTANILMHIVHHLQINSIEELYAASEDARIPRTINFGKHRGTAISELPADYIQWLLRQDDLDPYLRKALENNAIQTL; encoded by the coding sequence ATGCAGGCAATTATTCTCGATACTGAAACCCATACATTAAATGGCCAGCCCATTGAAATTGCTTACGCACCTGTAGATATTATTGACCATAAAATTAGCTTAGATAAAAGCAAACTGTTTGACCAACTCTATTCTTGCGATGAGCCAATTTCTTATGCTGCCATGGCGGTTCATCATATTTTAGAATCTGAATTAGTCGGTCAGCCCCACTACTCGACATTTAAATTGCCTAATGAGACGCAATACATTATTGGTCATAATATTGATTATGACATTCGCGCATTGGAAAAATGTGGTGTAGATAGTTCTAATATTAAAGCCATTTGTACATTGGCACTCGCACGCCGAGTTTGGCCGGATGCCGAAGCACACAATATTTCAGCTTTAATCTATATGATTACCAAAGGCAGCGAACGTGCCCGAGACATGATCCGTAAGGCGCATCGCGCTGATATGGATATCATTTTGACTGCCAACATCTTGATGCATATTGTTCATCATTTACAAATCAATAGTATCGAAGAGCTTTATGCGGCTTCAGAAGATGCACGTATTCCACGTACCATTAACTTTGGTAAGCATCGTGGTACTGCGATTAGCGAATTGCCCGCTGACTATATTCAATGGCTCCTTCGTCAGGACGATCTCGATCCTTACCTACGGAAAGCACTTGAGAATAATGCGATTCAAACACTTTAA